The Corynebacterium halotolerans YIM 70093 = DSM 44683 region GCCAAGACAATCCCTTCGCTAGTACGAGCTAGAGCAGGTTCAGTGGGTCTGATCTCAGCGCGCCGGCGGCGCGCACCCCAATGTCGTTGGCTCGACCGTAGCAGAAGGCGATTGCGCGGGGTGGGGGGGATGGGGGAGGAGGACCGGACAAGGCTCAAACAGTGCTTGAGGCACAAGATCAACTGAAGTGATCTTGTGCCTCAATGGTGGAACGGCGGATCGGCCGAAGCGGTCGTCCTGTTTCTCCCGGCTCCGGCGAAAAGACCGGGGCCAGTGCGGGGAGTCGAGAAATTAGAAGAGGGAACCGGCGCTCGACAGGTTGCTCGAGAGGCTGGACAGCCCGGAGGAGGGGGCCTCGGTGTCGTCGTCACCGTTATCGTCGCCGCCCTCCACGGGGCTGACGGTGAAGGTGAGGGTTTCGGTGTACTCGTGGCCGTGGACGTCGGTGGCGGTCACCTCGGCGGTGTGCTCACCGGCCCCGAGATCGGCCGGCAGCGGCAGGCGCCAGATGTGTGCCGCCCGGTCGGCCACGCTGCCCCCGTGGACCAGCTGCTGCTGGACCGCCGCCGGGTCGGACCACTCGGCGCCCACGTTCGGCACCTCGCCGTCCATCTGCTGGGTGCGCTCGGCGGCGACTGCCTCGCCGCCGTCGATGGAGACCTCGACGGTGGAGCCGGTGGAGCCCATCCAGAAGTTGGTGGTCAGCCAGGTCTCGGCCACCTCGTCCTCCGGGACGACCAGCGGATCGGCGAACTCCTCGGCCTCACCGGCGTTGTCGATGTTGTCCTCGTACCAGTCCCGGTAGGCCGGGGTGTTCAGGGACAGGGCCATCTGGGTGGACTGATCCTCGCCACGGACGGTGTAGAACTCGGAGACCTCGGAACCGTCGATGTCAAGGGTCAGCACGCCGGGCAGGGAGCCGTCGCGGCCCACGGCCTGGGGGTATCCGTTCTCGGTCGTCTCTCCGCTGTACCAGTCCCCCGAGATGGCGCCGGCCACGATGTGGGTGAACGGCAGCTCCTCGACGCCGTACAGCTCGTTCCAGCCCTCGAGGCTGTCTCCCTCGCGCATGTTCGCCAGCGCATGCGTGTGACCGCTGACGGCGATCGCCTCACGGTCGCCGATGATCTCGTAGATCTCCTGGACCTGATCGATCTGGTGCACGTCCGAGCCCTGGTCCGCGAAGGACATCAGCGGGACGTGGGTGGCGAGGACGATCAGCTTGTCCTCGGGGGTGTGGGCGATGTCCTGACGCAGCCACTCGAGCTGTTCATCGTCGATGGCCCCGTTGTAGCCGTCTCCGTCCTCCAGCGGGTACTGCACCGACTCCAGCGCGACCACGTGGGCGTTACCGACATCGAAGGAGTAGTACTCCGGGCCGAAGTGGGAACGGTAGGTGTCGAACTTGTGGTCCTCATCGGAGGCGTCGAAGTCCAGGTCGTGATTGCCGGGCAGGAAGCGGGCCGGACCGTTGAGCATGCCGGTCAGCTCCTTGACGTCCGGGTACAGGGACAGATCATCGCCCACGACGTCGCCGATGAACAGGGCGCCGCAGTTGGCGTAGTCATCGCGGGCGGCCAGGTCGGCGAAGGCGCCGTTGCGGGCGTACTCGACCTCTTCTGCGGTGTAGGTCTGGATGTCCCCGCCGATCACGCAGTTCTGCTCGGGCGAGGCCGTCCCCTCCGACGGGGAGAGCGGGAAGTTCACCGCGTCGGGCAGCGGCCCGGTGGGTTCGATGCCGCTGTAGCGCAGGTCGGGGGACCCTTCGGGGACGTGGTTGTAGAAGAACTGGGCGACGTTGTTCTCGTCCACCGGGACCTGGTACCCGGCCGGCTGGGTGATGAACACGGTCGTGTTGTCGTCGACCTGCAACTCGTAGCGGCCCTCGGCGTCCGTGGTGACGATGGTGCGGCCGTTCGAGACCGAGACCCCCGGGATGCCGGGCTCGCCCTCGTCCCGCTGGGAGTTCTTGTTCGTGTCCTCGAACACGACACCCTCCAGGGTGTTCTCGTCGTCCTGCTCATCGACGACCTCGACGGAGCCGCGGTAGGCGGTCTCCTCCCAGGCCGTGGTGGCTGTGTCCTCCTGGGCGGTGACGGTCGGGGCGAGGACGCCGGTGGCGGCCAGTGTCAGACCGGACATCAGGGCTGCCGTACGGTGAAAGGGGGTGCGCTTGGTGGGGCTGGGATTAGATTTCAAGGTGGGTTCGACTTCCGATCATGGTGTTGGCCTCTGGCCTTTCCTACTGGGAACACCCGACGTCTTCCCTGCAGGACAACGACTGCGGACGTCGGGTTGCACCCGGAGCCGCGTCACAGGCGGGCCGGGTGCCGGATGTGAGGTTAGGACGCTGACTTGTCCTCAGCGGTAAAACAGAGTGAACGGTCGGACAATCCCGGTTGACCCTGGGGTTACCCTCCGGGCAGTGGCCCTTGATGCACTGCCAGGCACGCGGCAACGGGTCCGCCGGATCGACGAGGACGCCGCCCGTTGCCGTCGTAGGAGGTAGTTGTGCCGGATGGCGCCCGTCCGGGAGCTTTCAGTGAAGCCCTGCCCGGTGCCATCTCCCGCGCACGCGCCCGGATGTCGGCGGGATTCCGCCGGTCGGACGGTGCAGACACGTTTACCCCC contains the following coding sequences:
- a CDS encoding calcineurin-like phosphoesterase C-terminal domain-containing protein: MSGLTLAATGVLAPTVTAQEDTATTAWEETAYRGSVEVVDEQDDENTLEGVVFEDTNKNSQRDEGEPGIPGVSVSNGRTIVTTDAEGRYELQVDDNTTVFITQPAGYQVPVDENNVAQFFYNHVPEGSPDLRYSGIEPTGPLPDAVNFPLSPSEGTASPEQNCVIGGDIQTYTAEEVEYARNGAFADLAARDDYANCGALFIGDVVGDDLSLYPDVKELTGMLNGPARFLPGNHDLDFDASDEDHKFDTYRSHFGPEYYSFDVGNAHVVALESVQYPLEDGDGYNGAIDDEQLEWLRQDIAHTPEDKLIVLATHVPLMSFADQGSDVHQIDQVQEIYEIIGDREAIAVSGHTHALANMREGDSLEGWNELYGVEELPFTHIVAGAISGDWYSGETTENGYPQAVGRDGSLPGVLTLDIDGSEVSEFYTVRGEDQSTQMALSLNTPAYRDWYEDNIDNAGEAEEFADPLVVPEDEVAETWLTTNFWMGSTGSTVEVSIDGGEAVAAERTQQMDGEVPNVGAEWSDPAAVQQQLVHGGSVADRAAHIWRLPLPADLGAGEHTAEVTATDVHGHEYTETLTFTVSPVEGGDDNGDDDTEAPSSGLSSLSSNLSSAGSLF